In the genome of Paenibacillus sp. GP183, the window ATGCCGTGAGTCTTATCGACAACTTCTTTTGCCGCCGACTCATCCATGGGTTGTGTAAAGCTGGGCCAACCGCAGCTTGAATCAAATTTATCCTTGGAGCTGAACAACGGCTCACCGGATACAATGTCCACATAGATTCCGTCAGCTTTGTGATTCCAAAACTCATTGCGAAACGGCGGCTCCGTTGCGTTATTTTGGGTTACCTCATATTGCATCGGTGTCAGCTTCTTACGTAAAACCTCTTTATCCTTGTCAGCATTCCAGTGCTTCTGGATATAACGATCCCTGCCGGAACCATTGCGGTATGCTTTGTAATGCATCGTGTTTTTCTTATGATAGCCTTGATGGTACTCTTCCGCAGGATAAAAGGTGCTGGCTGGCAGGATCGGCGTCACAATTGAACTGTTGAAACGTCCGCTTTCGTCTAATGCTTTTTTTGAAGCCTCGACGGTCTGCTTTTGCTCGTCGCTGTGATAGTAGATTGCTGTTCCATAAGATTCGCCGCGATCAAAAAACTGTCCCCCCGCATCGGTTGGATCGATTTGAGTCCAAAACAGCTCTACCAGCTTTTTGTATGGAAATACAGCAGGGTCAAAAGTGATTTGTACAGCTTCTTTATGTCCAGTCGTTTCGGAACAAACTTCTTTATAGGTAGGATTTTCTTTATGTCCGCCTGTATAACCGGAAATGACTTCGATAATTCCGGGCTGCTCTTCAAAGGGTGAAACCATACACCAGAAACATCCGCCTGCGAATGTGGCTTTTTCTAGGGTCATTGTATGCTATACCTCCCATTAATTAAGATTTATAGCTTTAGTATAGCTTATTATGGTCTGAAATACGAAACTCGACGCCTTGAGGAAGAATTTCCTTCACTTGATTCCTCACGAGCTCGGAACGGCTGAGTTCCTCGCTTAGAATGACGACGATGCCCTTGTCCTCCCGGGTACGAATCAACCTGCCGATTCCTTGCCTCAGACGGAGCAGCATATAAGGCAAATCCACCTTTTCAAAAGGAGAATCCGAGCCTTTGCGCATAGCCGTGTAAACGGGGTCATTCGGAGGAAACGGCAGCGCCCAGATGATCACATTGGATAAAGACGGCCCGGGAACATCAAGCCCTTCCCAAAGCGTCACCGCACAAAGGCTGCTGTGCTCATCATTTTGAAAAGCGGAGATCAAAAAGCTGATCTCCCTGTCTCCTTCAAACGCTATAGACAAGCCTGCGGCTTCGGGATTCAAGGAGATTTCCTGCTTAAATCGTTTCAGCTCCTCTTTGGATGGAAAAAGGATCAAGGCTCTGCCTTCCGTTTGCTTCAGCATACGCAGGGTCCAGTCCATTTTTTCCGCAAAAATATCGGACGAACCGAGCTCGGGAACAATGACTTCCATTTGATGCTCATAATCATAAGGGGATGCCACTGTGAATGAAAGGTAATCTTCGATGCCCAAACTGTCCGCCATATAAGAGAACGAACCGTCAATGGAAAGTGTCGCCGAGGTAAACAGGATGGGGATTTGCTGCGAGAAAACCCGCTCCTTCAGAACTTCCTTCACCAGCTTAGGCATAATGACAAAGGTCAGTCCGTCCCCTTCATCGGTGACCCAGAATATTAACTGCTCCGAGAATTTAAACAAGCTCAGTGCCAGCTGAATCATTTCCAGATGCTCTTCCACGATTCGGAGCTGATAAGGTTCAATGGTGTAAAGCTCGCTCTCAAAAATAAGCTCCTCTTCAATCGTGGCGAGTATATCCCGAAATCGATTAATCTGCACGACCAGTTCTTCCCCATAATGAATTTCCCTGCGGTCAGAGCCGGGTACAGCTTTGCTGTGCTTTTCCAAAGCCGCAAACAGCAGCTCGCTCCGTTCAATAGCCTCATCAATCGCTTCGGCCAAGGATTCGCGGATTTCCCCTTTTAACAAACGAAGCAATATTTCTTCAAAGACATTATGCTTTAGCTTGTAAGTTAAAGCCTTTTGCGCTGCGGTCTCCAGCAGATGACCTTCATCAAAAACAACCGAGCTGTGCTCCGGCAGCAAAGGAAGCTGTCCTTCACGCTTACGCGCTTCATAGGTCCATACATGCTCCATGTAAAAATCATGCGAACAAATGATCAGATCCGGTGATTTGCGGTAATGATCCCTCGAGAGCGTTTGCCCGCAGCGATGTCTTCGATCACAAACGAGGCAATCCTGAAAAGGATCCCAGCTAATTTTTTTCCATTGCTCATCATTTAAGGTCGAGTAATTCGTCCGGTCCCCATAGGGGTAGAAGGATTGCATCGCCGCATGGTTGTTCACAAAATCGGGGAGCTGCTCATGAATAGATTGAAAAAGCGCAGACTCTTCCTCCTTATGTCTGGATTCCTCCAGCTTAACGAGGCATAGATAATGATCCGGCGACTTGCCGAGACGTGCATCAATGTCCATATTCAAATGCTTGGCCAGCTTGGCGATGTCTCCTTCCGGCTTCACCAGCTGCTCAATCAACGACTCATCTGCACATGCAATCACAGCCGGTTTACGCGAATAACGCGCATGGCATAGGGCATGCAGTAAATAAACCAGGGTTTTACCGGTTCCGACGCCTGCTTCGGCGAAGATCGTTTGGTTTTCGGCAAAAGCCCGCTCCACCTGAAAGGACATATAAATCTGCTCGTCCCTGATTTCAAAGCCGGCCTCTGGCAAGATTTCATAAAAGACGTCTGCAATCCAGTCGCTTGCCTGCGAATAGAAGGATTCAGACGGATTATAGGTAAAAGGGTATCGCTGCACTGCGGGTTAGCCTCCAATAATCTTTATAAGTTCATAAGAGCGGATACGCTCATCGTATTCAGGGGTCATGGTGACAATCATGAATTCATCTACTTTATAACGCTCCTGCATAAGCAGAAGCTGGTCCTGGACTTGCCGAGGATTCCCGATCACGATTCGTTTGGACGCTGAAGCAGTTTCGGTTTCCTTGACACCGTCCGGATTAAACAATAATCCGCCGCCTCTGGCAAGCCTCCGTGCCTCCTCTTCGGTTTCCGCACAAACGACGGCTATGGTCACAATCGTCCTGGGTTCTTGCTGCAGCTTAGAGGGCTGGAACTGATCTCGATAAACAGACAGCACCTCCAACGCATCTTGATCACTCATAAACTGCCCGAATACATACCCCGCTCCCAGCTCAGCGGCATAGGATGCGCTTTTTCTATTGGTTCCAAGCAGCCATAACTCTGGGGCAACAGGCGGAATCGGGCGAGCAATCACCGTCTTGTTTTCCATTTGGAAGCGGTGATCGAGCAGCTCCGATAAAGCCTTGAGCGATTCCGGCATTTTACGGTTTTGTTCCAGAAAATTATCATTCAAGGCCATAACCGCTTCAGCAGAACCTCCTGGAGCACGGCCGATGCCGAGATCAACTCTTCCGGGATAGAGAGCCGCTAACAAATGAAAGGACTCTGCTACCTTGATCGGTTTATAATGAGGCAGCAGAACACCACCTGAACCGATGCGGATCTGCTTGGTTTGAGCACCAATATGCGCTAGTAGAACTTCCGGTGTTGCAGAAGCCAGCAGCGCCATATCATGATGTTCGCTGGTCCAATAACGGGAATACCCAAATCGTTCTGCAGCTTGAGCTAATCTTACAGCTTGCTGCAAAGCCGTATAAGCGTCAACTCCTTGAAGCACAGGAACCAGATCAAGCACACTTAATTTCAGTGAATTCAAAATCATCGAATCTCCTTTATATGTCATGCGTCACCAATTGAAAAACCGCCGTCATAACAGCTTATGCAGGCGGTTTACACAAAGCTCTTATTCTCTTAATGCGTCACGGAGCTTGGTCGACATTGAACTGCTTCCTTGTGTAGACGGAATTCGGCGCAATTTGACCGCTTCCAGCTTTAAACGTTCATTCTCAGCGATCAATTCTTCTACCTGTTGGAGTA includes:
- the msrB gene encoding peptide-methionine (R)-S-oxide reductase MsrB, encoding MTLEKATFAGGCFWCMVSPFEEQPGIIEVISGYTGGHKENPTYKEVCSETTGHKEAVQITFDPAVFPYKKLVELFWTQIDPTDAGGQFFDRGESYGTAIYYHSDEQKQTVEASKKALDESGRFNSSIVTPILPASTFYPAEEYHQGYHKKNTMHYKAYRNGSGRDRYIQKHWNADKDKEVLRKKLTPMQYEVTQNNATEPPFRNEFWNHKADGIYVDIVSGEPLFSSKDKFDSSCGWPSFTQPMDESAAKEVVDKTHGMIRTEVRSREADSHLGHVFNDGPGPNGLRYCINSAALRFIPKEDLEKEGYTEFQDLFKG
- a CDS encoding ATP-dependent DNA helicase — protein: MQRYPFTYNPSESFYSQASDWIADVFYEILPEAGFEIRDEQIYMSFQVERAFAENQTIFAEAGVGTGKTLVYLLHALCHARYSRKPAVIACADESLIEQLVKPEGDIAKLAKHLNMDIDARLGKSPDHYLCLVKLEESRHKEEESALFQSIHEQLPDFVNNHAAMQSFYPYGDRTNYSTLNDEQWKKISWDPFQDCLVCDRRHRCGQTLSRDHYRKSPDLIICSHDFYMEHVWTYEARKREGQLPLLPEHSSVVFDEGHLLETAAQKALTYKLKHNVFEEILLRLLKGEIRESLAEAIDEAIERSELLFAALEKHSKAVPGSDRREIHYGEELVVQINRFRDILATIEEELIFESELYTIEPYQLRIVEEHLEMIQLALSLFKFSEQLIFWVTDEGDGLTFVIMPKLVKEVLKERVFSQQIPILFTSATLSIDGSFSYMADSLGIEDYLSFTVASPYDYEHQMEVIVPELGSSDIFAEKMDWTLRMLKQTEGRALILFPSKEELKRFKQEISLNPEAAGLSIAFEGDREISFLISAFQNDEHSSLCAVTLWEGLDVPGPSLSNVIIWALPFPPNDPVYTAMRKGSDSPFEKVDLPYMLLRLRQGIGRLIRTREDKGIVVILSEELSRSELVRNQVKEILPQGVEFRISDHNKLY
- a CDS encoding LLM class flavin-dependent oxidoreductase produces the protein MILNSLKLSVLDLVPVLQGVDAYTALQQAVRLAQAAERFGYSRYWTSEHHDMALLASATPEVLLAHIGAQTKQIRIGSGGVLLPHYKPIKVAESFHLLAALYPGRVDLGIGRAPGGSAEAVMALNDNFLEQNRKMPESLKALSELLDHRFQMENKTVIARPIPPVAPELWLLGTNRKSASYAAELGAGYVFGQFMSDQDALEVLSVYRDQFQPSKLQQEPRTIVTIAVVCAETEEEARRLARGGGLLFNPDGVKETETASASKRIVIGNPRQVQDQLLLMQERYKVDEFMIVTMTPEYDERIRSYELIKIIGG